From the genome of Gemmatimonas phototrophica, one region includes:
- a CDS encoding ABC transporter ATP-binding protein yields the protein MTTPASTAPAVELSKLRFAYRTGQDVLAIDHLSIARGETVFLHGPSGSGKTTLLGLLAGVLQATAGQVKVLGQDFSTMSSGARDAFRARHLGYVFQMFNLIPYLSMRENILLPIRLEAARRARLGGRSFDEAVRDVASQLDIARYLDTPIGELSVGQQQRVAAARALIGSPEVVIADEPTSALDTDRREQFLELLFKSCANASATLVFVSHDHTLMPLFSRIVELGEINAAAQVHRVNTATSAVPTAGGTP from the coding sequence ATGACGACTCCGGCATCGACGGCTCCGGCCGTCGAACTGTCGAAGCTCCGATTCGCCTACCGGACTGGCCAGGATGTACTGGCAATCGATCACTTGTCGATTGCCCGCGGCGAGACGGTGTTTCTGCACGGGCCGAGCGGCAGTGGCAAGACCACGCTGCTCGGCCTTCTTGCGGGGGTCCTGCAAGCGACGGCAGGGCAGGTGAAGGTGCTTGGACAGGACTTCAGCACCATGTCCAGCGGTGCCCGCGATGCGTTCCGGGCGCGGCATCTGGGCTACGTCTTCCAGATGTTCAACCTCATCCCGTACCTCTCCATGCGGGAGAATATTCTGCTCCCCATTCGCCTCGAAGCGGCCCGGCGGGCGCGGCTCGGCGGGCGGTCGTTTGATGAGGCGGTGCGCGATGTGGCCAGTCAACTGGACATCGCCCGCTATCTCGATACGCCAATTGGCGAGTTGAGTGTAGGACAGCAGCAGCGCGTGGCGGCGGCGCGGGCGTTGATTGGCAGTCCCGAAGTGGTGATTGCCGACGAGCCCACCAGCGCGCTCGATACCGACCGGCGTGAACAGTTTCTCGAATTGCTCTTCAAGTCGTGCGCGAACGCCAGCGCGACGCTGGTCTTTGTCAGTCATGACCACACGCTCATGCCACTGTTTTCGCGCATTGTGGAGCTGGGTGAGATCAATGCCGCCGCGCAGGTGCATCGGGTCAATACGGCCACCTCTGCGGTGCCAACCGCCGGGGGGACGCCCTGA
- the ruvC gene encoding crossover junction endodeoxyribonuclease RuvC, with protein sequence MKLVLGIDPGTAVTGFGVVALEGRAPTLVECGVIRTNARDPLAQRLHEVHAGVSELIARHRPDTIAIEDVFYAKNVRTTVVLGHARGVILLAGQQARLTIHEYPPAEIKKAITGRGAATKEQVQFMVTRLLRLKSAPQPADAADGVAAALCACMTATLPKLPELKLSTLLAKAAQEKRK encoded by the coding sequence GTGAAACTCGTGCTCGGGATTGACCCGGGCACAGCGGTTACCGGCTTTGGCGTGGTTGCCCTGGAGGGACGTGCCCCCACACTCGTGGAGTGTGGGGTGATTCGCACCAATGCCCGCGATCCGCTGGCGCAGCGCCTGCACGAGGTGCACGCGGGCGTGAGCGAGCTGATTGCCCGCCACCGTCCCGATACCATTGCGATCGAGGATGTGTTCTACGCCAAGAACGTGCGCACCACGGTGGTGCTTGGGCATGCCCGAGGTGTCATTCTCCTGGCGGGTCAGCAGGCCAGGCTCACCATTCACGAGTACCCGCCGGCGGAAATCAAGAAAGCGATTACCGGCCGGGGGGCGGCCACCAAGGAACAGGTGCAGTTCATGGTCACGCGGTTGCTGCGCCTCAAGAGTGCACCGCAGCCCGCCGATGCCGCGGACGGGGTGGCGGCCGCGCTCTGCGCCTGCATGACAGCCACCCTTCCCAAACTGCCCGAACTGAAGCTCAGCACGCTGCTCGCCAAGGCAGCACAGGAGAAGCGCAAATGA
- a CDS encoding ABC transporter permease, translating to MLILRLALASLRSRKLTTALTVASIALSVTLLVGIETVRAGVRDSFAGTIRGVDLIVGARGGTLQVLLSSVFGIGSPSGSVQLRTMERWQQHPAVKWVVPYSLGDSHRGFRVVGTSTEFYERYRFRKDGRITFAAGGVAQADSDVVVGSEVAERLNYTVGTPVVVTHGLRDIGTSNHEAHPFRVVGVLARTFTPIDRSVYVTLEGIEAMHEEGEFAAAPSAAPPMPVKTGSREQDAGSRKQAVIAANKRRAAAIPTTPPAGVPMAMPGAEPPPGTPMVMPGASPPPGTPTVMPGASPPPGATLVMPGAEPPPQVMEQVNAAAEKAREAAKAKAVAAAVTSVSKTDTTDTAEAEHDHGDDQITSFFVGTKNRFEALMLQREMNTDLAEPLTAIIPGVALGELWQNIGSAEVGLRVIAMFAVLISITGMLVALYSSLEARRREMAILRAIGAGPRTILALLVLESTMLAFLGCVIGVAIVYAGLALGQSPIEQRFGIHLALRALGETEYGYLAMVMIAGMLIGFVPAWKAYRTSLVDGLSPRA from the coding sequence ATGCTCATTCTTCGACTGGCACTGGCCTCACTGCGCAGCCGCAAGCTGACCACGGCCCTCACGGTAGCGAGCATTGCGCTGTCGGTCACGCTGCTGGTGGGTATTGAAACGGTGCGCGCGGGAGTGCGCGACAGCTTTGCCGGCACCATTCGTGGCGTGGATCTCATTGTCGGCGCGCGTGGGGGCACGCTGCAGGTGTTGCTGAGCAGCGTGTTCGGCATTGGCAGTCCGTCCGGTTCGGTGCAGCTGCGTACCATGGAGCGGTGGCAGCAGCATCCGGCGGTAAAGTGGGTGGTACCGTATTCGCTGGGCGACAGCCACCGCGGCTTTCGCGTGGTGGGCACGAGCACGGAGTTCTACGAGCGGTATCGATTTCGCAAAGACGGCCGGATTACGTTCGCTGCCGGGGGCGTAGCGCAGGCCGACAGTGATGTGGTGGTAGGCAGCGAGGTGGCGGAGCGCCTCAACTACACAGTGGGCACCCCAGTGGTGGTCACACACGGGCTGCGCGACATCGGCACCAGCAATCATGAGGCGCATCCGTTTCGTGTCGTGGGGGTGCTGGCGCGTACGTTCACGCCCATTGATCGCAGCGTGTATGTGACGCTGGAAGGCATTGAGGCGATGCACGAAGAGGGGGAGTTCGCGGCTGCGCCATCAGCAGCTCCTCCGATGCCGGTTAAAACAGGAAGCAGGGAGCAGGATGCAGGGAGCAGGAAGCAGGCGGTGATTGCGGCGAACAAACGGCGGGCGGCGGCTATTCCCACCACGCCACCGGCGGGGGTGCCCATGGCGATGCCGGGCGCGGAACCACCGCCGGGAACGCCCATGGTGATGCCCGGGGCGTCGCCACCGCCGGGAACACCAACGGTCATGCCCGGTGCATCGCCGCCGCCGGGCGCCACGCTGGTCATGCCGGGGGCCGAGCCGCCACCGCAAGTCATGGAGCAGGTGAACGCGGCGGCGGAAAAGGCGCGCGAGGCGGCCAAGGCGAAAGCTGTAGCGGCGGCAGTTACGAGCGTTTCGAAGACGGATACGACCGACACGGCCGAGGCGGAACACGATCACGGCGACGACCAGATCACGTCGTTCTTCGTCGGGACCAAAAATCGCTTTGAAGCACTGATGCTGCAGCGTGAGATGAACACCGATCTTGCGGAGCCGCTCACCGCCATCATTCCCGGCGTCGCGCTGGGCGAACTGTGGCAGAACATCGGCAGCGCCGAAGTGGGGCTGCGCGTTATTGCCATGTTCGCGGTGCTCATCAGCATCACAGGCATGCTGGTGGCGCTGTACTCATCGCTGGAAGCCCGACGTCGGGAGATGGCCATTCTGCGGGCCATTGGTGCCGGGCCGCGTACCATTCTCGCGTTGCTCGTCCTCGAAAGCACCATGCTGGCGTTCCTCGGCTGCGTCATTGGCGTAGCCATTGTGTACGCGGGGCTCGCCCTCGGGCAGTCACCCATCGAGCAACGGTTCGGCATTCACCTCGCGCTGCGCGCGTTGGGGGAAACCGAGTACGGCTACCTCGCCATGGTGATGATTGCCGGCATGCTCATTGGTTTCGTGCCCGCGTGGAAGGCGTACAGAACCAGTCTGGTGGATGGATTGTCGCCGCGGGCGTAG
- the ruvA gene encoding Holliday junction branch migration protein RuvA, with protein MISQVQGTLITRELDRVEVMTAGGLAYECLIPLSVYEALPALGQKVTLFTHLAVREDAWQLFGFSHAYERAVFQKLLVAKGVGPSLALGILSALTPERVVRALREKDITTLMRVPRVGRKKAEQIILDLADKVDSVGSGPTATGAPSSPVADDAMRALMALGYNQADADRAVRAVLETGGAADVSVVVRGALGKLTGR; from the coding sequence ATGATTTCGCAGGTCCAGGGCACGCTCATTACCCGCGAACTCGATCGCGTGGAAGTCATGACGGCAGGCGGGCTCGCCTACGAATGCCTCATTCCGTTGTCGGTCTACGAGGCACTCCCGGCACTTGGCCAGAAGGTGACGCTGTTCACGCACCTCGCCGTGCGTGAGGACGCTTGGCAGCTGTTCGGCTTTTCGCACGCGTATGAACGCGCGGTCTTTCAGAAGCTGCTGGTGGCCAAAGGCGTGGGCCCCTCGCTGGCGCTGGGCATTCTCTCGGCGCTCACCCCCGAGCGCGTCGTACGTGCCCTGCGCGAGAAAGACATCACGACGCTCATGCGCGTCCCTCGCGTGGGGCGCAAGAAGGCCGAGCAGATCATTCTCGACCTGGCCGACAAGGTGGACAGCGTGGGCAGCGGGCCCACGGCCACTGGCGCGCCCTCAAGTCCCGTCGCCGATGACGCCATGCGTGCCCTGATGGCGCTGGGCTATAACCAGGCCGATGCGGATCGCGCCGTGCGGGCCGTGCTGGAAACTGGCGGCGCTGCCGATGTCAGCGTAGTCGTACGCGGTGCGCTGGGGAAATTGACGGGGCGGTAG
- the queA gene encoding tRNA preQ1(34) S-adenosylmethionine ribosyltransferase-isomerase QueA has translation MTLPSDSVGVSPPKGARTSDYDYELPEARIAQRPVEPRDASRLLVVDRTTGGVSHRTFRDVLGLIPEGDAIVLNTTKVFRARLLGHRESGGPAEILLLRPAEGHADGVHFEAMIHPGGKLRPGRVVTIADGFKVEIVDTTPRRTRIVKLHTDGDPLAAIETHGHVPLPPYIERADEAGDVNRYQTVYAREAGSVAAPTAGLHFTDDLLAQMQAKGVERVNVLLHVGAGTFRPVSDEDPSQHLMHDEWCEVTPEAADRLNAVRARGNKIWVVGTTGVRTLETATDAHGIVQPYTGDTNIFLRPPYQFRGVDHLITNFHLPKSTLVMLVAAFAGYEQTMHAYRVAVENEYRFYSYGDAMCII, from the coding sequence ATGACCCTCCCGTCCGATTCCGTGGGCGTTTCGCCACCGAAAGGTGCCCGTACGTCCGACTATGACTACGAGCTTCCCGAAGCTCGCATTGCCCAGCGGCCCGTTGAGCCGCGCGATGCGAGCCGGTTGCTCGTGGTCGATCGTACCACGGGAGGGGTGTCGCATCGCACGTTCCGCGACGTGCTGGGGCTGATTCCCGAGGGGGACGCGATTGTCCTGAACACGACCAAAGTGTTCCGCGCGCGCCTGCTGGGGCATCGTGAGAGTGGTGGACCGGCCGAAATTCTGTTGCTGCGTCCGGCCGAGGGCCACGCCGACGGAGTGCACTTTGAAGCCATGATTCATCCGGGCGGCAAACTGCGCCCGGGGCGCGTGGTCACCATCGCCGATGGCTTCAAAGTGGAAATCGTGGATACCACGCCGCGTCGCACGCGCATCGTGAAGCTCCACACCGATGGGGATCCGCTCGCCGCCATTGAGACGCATGGCCACGTACCGTTGCCGCCGTACATTGAGCGGGCGGACGAAGCGGGCGACGTGAATCGGTATCAGACGGTGTATGCCCGGGAAGCCGGATCCGTGGCAGCGCCGACCGCCGGGCTGCACTTCACCGACGACCTGCTGGCGCAGATGCAGGCCAAGGGCGTGGAACGCGTGAATGTGCTGCTGCATGTGGGCGCGGGCACCTTTCGCCCGGTCAGCGACGAGGACCCGTCGCAGCACCTCATGCACGACGAATGGTGTGAGGTGACCCCAGAGGCCGCCGACCGCCTGAATGCCGTACGGGCCCGCGGCAACAAGATCTGGGTGGTGGGCACCACCGGCGTGCGCACCCTCGAGACGGCCACCGATGCGCATGGGATCGTGCAGCCATACACCGGCGACACGAACATCTTTTTGCGCCCGCCCTACCAGTTCCGCGGCGTTGACCATCTCATCACCAACTTTCACCTGCCCAAGTCCACGCTGGTCATGCTCGTCGCGGCCTTTGCCGGCTACGAGCAGACCATGCATGCGTACCGGGTGGCGGTGGAGAACGAGTATCGGTTCTACTCGTACGGTGATGCGATGTGCATCATCTGA
- the ruvB gene encoding Holliday junction branch migration DNA helicase RuvB translates to MSRAEITTPEALSEEGLVELSLRPQRLAEFIGQKKVKESLGIAIDAAKARREPLDHILFFGPPGLGKTTLADLIARELGVNLTTTSGPALEKPGDLVGPLTNLREGDVLFIDEIHRLRPVIEEFLYPAMEDYKIDIRLSEGPKAQTVTMNIEKFTLVGATTRLGMLTAPMRARFGLVHQLAFYPVEELEVIVRRTGDVLRVEMDAAGAHEIAKRSRGTPRVANRLLRRVRDYAQVRANGIITLDVAQAALSLLDVDHFGLDDMDSRLLRAIIEKFDGGPVGLGTIAAAIGEDAGTIEEVYEPFLVQHGFLQRTPRGRVATAHAYRHLGFVPPIGSAEQPGLF, encoded by the coding sequence ATGAGCCGCGCGGAAATCACCACCCCTGAGGCCCTCTCCGAGGAGGGGCTTGTTGAGCTGTCGCTGCGCCCCCAGCGGCTGGCGGAGTTCATTGGACAGAAAAAGGTCAAGGAAAGCCTTGGTATTGCCATCGACGCCGCCAAGGCACGCCGGGAGCCGCTTGATCACATCCTGTTTTTTGGTCCGCCCGGACTCGGCAAGACCACACTGGCCGATCTGATTGCCCGCGAATTGGGGGTGAATCTCACCACCACGTCCGGCCCGGCGCTGGAAAAGCCGGGCGACCTGGTCGGGCCGCTCACGAACCTGCGCGAAGGCGATGTGCTGTTCATCGATGAAATCCACCGCCTGCGCCCGGTAATCGAGGAGTTCCTCTATCCGGCCATGGAGGATTACAAGATCGATATCCGCCTGTCTGAAGGGCCGAAGGCGCAGACGGTCACCATGAACATCGAGAAGTTCACGCTGGTGGGCGCCACGACCCGGCTGGGGATGCTGACCGCGCCCATGCGGGCCCGTTTTGGGCTGGTGCACCAGCTGGCGTTCTATCCGGTCGAAGAACTCGAAGTCATTGTGCGGCGTACCGGTGATGTGTTGCGGGTGGAAATGGATGCGGCCGGCGCCCACGAAATTGCCAAGCGCTCTCGCGGCACGCCTCGCGTGGCCAACCGCCTGTTGCGGCGCGTGCGCGATTACGCCCAGGTCCGGGCCAACGGCATCATCACGCTCGACGTAGCACAGGCAGCCCTGTCGCTCCTCGACGTGGATCATTTCGGACTGGACGATATGGACTCGCGTCTCCTGCGAGCCATCATCGAAAAGTTTGACGGTGGCCCCGTTGGCCTCGGCACCATTGCCGCGGCAATCGGCGAAGATGCCGGGACCATCGAAGAGGTGTATGAGCCGTTTCTGGTGCAGCACGGATTTCTGCAACGCACGCCGCGGGGACGAGTCGCCACGGCGCATGCGTATCGTCACCTGGGATTCGTCCCACCCATTGGCAGCGCCGAACAACCCGGCCTATTTTGA
- a CDS encoding GWxTD domain-containing protein — translation MLTLARRRARLAVVSLVALVVPALLSAQAAIELVAPYGAAAGTPAARADSIASMGDTTRALALLDSAVRKNPRDAVSWYYQGMYLWAQTGLRMRPNVFPSQKMVRMVAAADSSLRLAVNFAPDSARYHVSLGRFTLKSGYAMARAAGRLQANDGIDAAKRVGDMATLAVASDIAGMFAWRSYESIGNRGLAADGRRVQLSGNDNFMRKDAGDVVSSFLKKIEPPTGTESYDSALNHFRTAVGADSTNLRFSRHLYMTLAAKDRWEELLSVASRRSAQFPVDYQARLARGLALHRLRRFADAKAAFDSALVLMDDAEAERLTRFTRLLRPKSMDKRTPTTDSAQFASLPAEQQRGLEAMYWLMNDPLTLTAENELRLEFLARVTYADFRWTDEEMELRGADTDRGDIYVRYGPPKVEITSAGNTWTSSEFAANATLIWEYPTAVFFFDLVPSFNTARIARNDQDYVNRVRDALPATFDNIATTNMLDTIPVRVARFRAGGDSLDAVVAARVPLDSLVRNTPLDRVPVDFDFRIFDQFVRVQGMESTQGSYAPDSLTERERRTWTRRLGPGINVVRVEALQADTRRAARGTVRLNPVATTGFAMSDVLLGSKPALADGKNAAGSWKDVVTTPSVGAFDKGSSVGLVWELYELTAKQGNGRYRVAISVERTERGGPLGFGVRVLDGLGKAVGRPQQSRDKFTISFDRTAAASPTLVDYLSLDMSEAPSGRYKLRVEISDLGSGKRVSRDTEFSIR, via the coding sequence ATGCTGACTCTTGCCCGCCGTCGTGCGCGACTTGCCGTGGTATCGCTGGTCGCGCTCGTCGTCCCCGCGCTCCTCTCCGCGCAAGCCGCCATCGAATTGGTGGCCCCCTACGGTGCCGCCGCTGGTACTCCTGCTGCGCGCGCCGACTCCATTGCCAGTATGGGTGATACCACGCGGGCGCTGGCGCTGCTCGACAGCGCGGTGCGAAAGAACCCGCGCGATGCCGTCTCCTGGTATTACCAGGGCATGTACCTCTGGGCGCAAACAGGGCTCAGGATGCGCCCCAACGTATTCCCCTCGCAGAAGATGGTGCGCATGGTGGCGGCGGCCGACAGTTCGTTGCGGCTGGCCGTGAACTTCGCGCCCGACAGTGCCCGCTATCATGTAAGTCTTGGCCGTTTCACGCTCAAATCGGGCTACGCCATGGCCCGGGCGGCGGGACGACTGCAGGCCAACGATGGCATCGATGCCGCCAAGCGCGTTGGGGATATGGCTACGCTGGCCGTGGCGTCGGATATCGCCGGCATGTTCGCCTGGCGCAGTTACGAGTCCATCGGCAATCGTGGTCTTGCCGCTGATGGCCGCCGTGTGCAACTGAGCGGGAACGACAATTTCATGCGCAAGGATGCTGGCGATGTGGTGTCCAGCTTTCTCAAGAAGATCGAGCCGCCTACCGGCACCGAGTCGTACGACAGCGCACTCAATCATTTCCGCACCGCCGTGGGCGCCGATTCCACCAACCTGCGCTTCAGTCGTCATTTGTACATGACGCTCGCGGCCAAGGATCGGTGGGAAGAGCTACTTAGCGTCGCGTCGCGCCGCAGCGCGCAATTTCCGGTGGATTATCAGGCGCGGCTGGCGCGCGGACTCGCGCTGCACCGGCTCCGTCGCTTTGCCGACGCCAAGGCCGCATTTGACTCGGCGCTCGTGCTCATGGACGACGCCGAGGCCGAGCGCCTTACGCGCTTCACTCGGCTGTTGCGCCCCAAGTCGATGGACAAGCGAACGCCCACCACCGACTCGGCGCAGTTCGCGTCGTTGCCCGCTGAGCAGCAGCGTGGCCTCGAAGCCATGTACTGGCTCATGAACGACCCGCTTACGCTCACGGCAGAGAACGAGCTGAGGCTGGAATTTCTGGCGCGCGTGACCTACGCCGACTTCCGCTGGACGGATGAGGAGATGGAGTTGCGGGGAGCCGACACCGACCGGGGTGATATTTATGTGCGCTACGGTCCCCCCAAAGTGGAGATCACGTCCGCCGGCAACACATGGACGTCGAGTGAGTTTGCGGCAAACGCCACACTCATCTGGGAGTACCCGACCGCAGTGTTCTTTTTTGATCTGGTGCCGTCGTTCAATACGGCCAGGATCGCGCGCAACGATCAGGATTACGTGAACCGCGTGCGCGACGCGTTGCCCGCGACGTTCGACAACATCGCCACCACGAACATGCTCGACACCATACCAGTTCGCGTGGCGCGCTTCCGGGCCGGTGGCGATTCACTCGATGCGGTCGTGGCGGCACGTGTTCCTCTGGATTCACTGGTCCGCAACACCCCGCTGGACCGGGTACCGGTGGATTTCGACTTCCGCATTTTCGACCAGTTCGTGCGCGTTCAGGGGATGGAATCCACGCAGGGGTCGTATGCCCCCGATTCGCTGACCGAACGGGAGCGGCGCACATGGACGCGCCGATTGGGCCCGGGGATCAATGTGGTACGCGTGGAAGCGCTGCAGGCCGATACGCGTCGCGCGGCCCGTGGCACCGTGCGTCTCAACCCTGTGGCCACGACTGGCTTTGCCATGAGCGATGTGCTGCTGGGCTCCAAGCCGGCGTTGGCCGACGGCAAGAACGCCGCGGGCAGCTGGAAGGATGTCGTGACCACGCCGAGCGTTGGGGCCTTCGACAAGGGGTCGTCGGTCGGCCTCGTGTGGGAGCTGTACGAGTTGACCGCCAAGCAGGGGAATGGCCGCTACCGGGTGGCCATTTCGGTGGAACGAACCGAGCGCGGTGGCCCGCTGGGCTTTGGTGTGCGGGTGTTGGATGGACTGGGCAAGGCCGTTGGTCGCCCCCAGCAGTCGCGAGACAAGTTCACCATCAGCTTCGACCGCACCGCGGCCGCGTCGCCAACGCTGGTGGACTATCTCTCGCTGGATATGAGCGAAGCCCCGAGCGGCCGTTACAAGCTGCGTGTGGAAATATCGGACCTGGGGTCCGGGAAACGCGTTTCGCGGGATACGGAGTTTTCCATTCGTTAA
- a CDS encoding M20/M25/M40 family metallo-hydrolase: MHRLALLTLSLLAATTAHAQRPGGRGPAPVAPNPQALPVSPAPDYVRTTAPTDANILKLWEEGMQRSKAAAYAQALLDSVGPRLTGSPNMTRGQDWLLATYKQLGVSARKERYGTWNSWKRGVAFAQLTAPRVKPLEATMLSWSGNTAGKWVDGDVVTLKPYASPDEFKAWLPSVKGKVVLASAPRLTCRMPSQVAEFATPASAAALDSAQRDLTATYQGLTQRVPTFYADLKAAGAVAVFESNWSSFPGVDKIFGSPRNSALPTFDVGCEDYGMLFRLAQNAQGPKVKLMAENEHLGEQPVFNVIAEIKGSSKPNEYVVLSAHFDSWEGHSGATDNATGTVTMLEALRILKTVLPNPSRTIVVGHWSGEEQGLNGSGAFAADHPEVVKGLQFLFNQDNGTGRIVSTGPSILPENGPRLAQYMGQMPSQLTQYIRLSGPSGIGGGSDHASFLCYGAPAASLGALSWDYSNSTWHTNRDSFDKVMQDDLKHNATLTAMFAYLASEDPQPSSRTLMSPLPNGPNGQPITIPSCGKPLRESTGYRR; this comes from the coding sequence ATGCATCGCCTCGCCCTCCTCACCCTCTCCCTACTCGCCGCAACCACCGCGCACGCTCAGCGCCCCGGTGGTCGCGGGCCGGCGCCTGTGGCACCCAACCCGCAGGCGCTACCCGTTTCGCCGGCGCCCGACTATGTGCGCACCACCGCACCCACCGACGCGAATATTCTGAAGCTGTGGGAAGAGGGTATGCAGCGCTCCAAGGCGGCGGCCTATGCGCAGGCACTGCTTGATTCAGTGGGGCCGCGCCTCACCGGGTCGCCCAACATGACGCGTGGCCAGGACTGGCTGCTGGCCACGTACAAGCAACTGGGCGTGTCCGCGCGGAAGGAACGCTACGGCACCTGGAATTCGTGGAAGCGAGGGGTGGCCTTTGCGCAGCTCACGGCGCCCCGGGTGAAGCCGCTGGAAGCCACCATGTTGTCGTGGAGCGGCAATACCGCCGGCAAGTGGGTGGACGGCGATGTGGTGACCCTCAAGCCGTATGCGTCACCCGACGAGTTCAAGGCGTGGTTGCCGAGCGTGAAGGGCAAGGTGGTGTTGGCGAGTGCGCCGCGCCTCACGTGCCGGATGCCCAGCCAGGTGGCGGAGTTCGCCACCCCGGCGTCGGCAGCGGCGCTCGATTCGGCACAGCGTGACCTCACGGCCACCTATCAGGGACTTACGCAGCGCGTGCCCACCTTCTACGCCGATCTCAAGGCGGCGGGGGCGGTGGCCGTCTTCGAGTCCAACTGGTCCAGTTTTCCCGGCGTGGACAAAATTTTCGGTTCGCCGCGCAACAGTGCGTTACCCACCTTCGATGTTGGCTGCGAAGACTACGGCATGCTCTTCCGCCTCGCGCAAAATGCGCAGGGCCCCAAGGTCAAGCTGATGGCGGAGAACGAGCATCTGGGTGAGCAGCCGGTGTTCAACGTGATCGCCGAGATCAAGGGCTCATCAAAGCCCAACGAGTACGTGGTGTTGTCGGCACACTTTGACAGCTGGGAAGGGCACAGCGGGGCGACCGACAACGCCACCGGTACGGTGACCATGCTGGAAGCGCTGCGCATTCTCAAGACGGTACTGCCCAACCCGAGCCGCACGATTGTGGTGGGCCACTGGAGTGGTGAAGAGCAGGGGCTCAACGGCTCCGGCGCCTTCGCGGCCGACCACCCCGAGGTGGTGAAGGGATTGCAGTTTCTCTTCAATCAGGACAACGGCACCGGCCGCATTGTGAGCACCGGGCCCAGTATTCTCCCGGAGAATGGCCCGCGGTTGGCGCAGTACATGGGGCAGATGCCCAGCCAGCTTACGCAGTACATCCGACTCAGCGGTCCCAGCGGCATTGGCGGCGGCAGCGACCACGCGTCGTTCCTGTGCTACGGTGCGCCGGCCGCCAGCCTTGGTGCGCTGTCGTGGGATTACAGCAACAGCACGTGGCACACCAACCGTGATTCGTTCGACAAGGTCATGCAGGATGACCTCAAGCACAACGCGACGCTCACGGCCATGTTCGCGTATCTCGCCAGCGAAGATCCGCAGCCCAGCTCGCGTACGCTCATGAGCCCGCTGCCGAATGGCCCCAACGGCCAGCCCATCACGATCCCCAGCTGCGGCAAGCCGCTGCGCGAATCGACGGGGTATCGACGGTAG
- a CDS encoding DUF3299 domain-containing protein, which produces MTRRTHSLLSVAGLAALVVVGSAFTLPGKPLPKAKLAVTTPAKATDRPSALLTGADAQQPVNIDWRVLAGLDYTNGKATDTLKKLEGKQVRIPGFVVPLDDFQEEGAEFLLVPYYGACVHTPPPPPNQIVMVEMTGKKAIKLNLFDAVWMSGTLKIASVESPYGTVGYTLEGLKVEPYSSK; this is translated from the coding sequence ATGACGCGTCGTACCCATTCGCTGCTTTCCGTTGCCGGCCTGGCTGCCCTGGTGGTCGTTGGCTCGGCATTTACGCTGCCTGGCAAACCCCTGCCCAAGGCCAAACTGGCCGTGACCACGCCGGCCAAGGCCACAGATCGTCCGTCGGCGCTGCTCACGGGGGCCGATGCCCAGCAGCCGGTGAACATCGACTGGCGCGTGCTGGCCGGGCTCGATTACACCAACGGCAAGGCCACCGATACGCTCAAGAAGCTGGAAGGCAAGCAGGTGCGCATTCCGGGCTTTGTGGTGCCGCTCGACGACTTTCAGGAAGAGGGCGCAGAGTTCCTGCTGGTTCCGTACTACGGCGCCTGCGTGCACACCCCGCCCCCGCCCCCGAACCAAATCGTGATGGTGGAGATGACTGGCAAGAAAGCCATCAAGCTCAACCTGTTCGACGCGGTGTGGATGTCAGGCACGCTCAAGATTGCCTCCGTGGAAAGCCCGTACGGTACGGTGGGGTATACGCTCGAAGGTCTCAAGGTCGAGCCGTACTCCTCCAAGTAG